The following coding sequences lie in one Primulina huaijiensis isolate GDHJ02 chromosome 2, ASM1229523v2, whole genome shotgun sequence genomic window:
- the LOC140964902 gene encoding uncharacterized protein, translating into MEMVAVRINPLLSYCYYPKIITARRQLENVLIPYEWSKRRFFSRRLGYCAYQLQERTTNKFAVQAVSPVVQDNGASTRSFEDNGPSTRSFEDFTVTTCYTDEGYDLKIKAEVSGTKTQHIFDDVFSKMVADAQPIPGFRRVKGGKTPNIPKNILLEILGPSNVYEQVIKKVINVTIAEYVAKECLTVGKDLRVLQSFKDLEAQFEPGDVFTFDAVISVSRLKGEQ; encoded by the exons ATGGAAATGGTTGCCGTTAGAATAAACCCCCTTTTGTCTTATTGTTATTATCCCAAG ATAATCACTGCTCGAAGGCAATTGGAAAATGTCCTCATTCCATATGAGTGGTCTAAAAGAAGATTCTTTTCCCGTAGACTGGGATATTGTGCGTATCAACTTCAAGAAAG GACTACCAATAAATTTGCTGTTCAAGCTGTATCACCAG TTGTCCAAGATAATGGAGCTTCTACTCGATCATTTGAAGATAATGGACCTTCAACTCGATCATTCGAAGACTTTACTGTTACAACATGCTATACTGATGAAGGCTACGACTTAAAG ATTAAAGCGGAAGTATCTGGCACCAAAACCCAACATATTTTTGATGATGTATTCTCCAAAATGGTTGCTGATGCCCAACCGATTCCAGGATTTCGAAGAGTTAAGGGAG GAAAGACACCTAAT ATACCGAAAAACATTCTCTTGGAAATTTTGGGGCCCTCAAATGTTTATGAGCAAGTTATCAAGAAGGTTATCAATGTAACCATAGCTGAATATGTGGCTAAG GAATGTTTAACAGTTGGTAAGGATTTGAGAGTTTTACAGAGTTTTAAAGACCTTGAAGCACAGTTTGAACCAGGTGACGTATTCACATTTGATGCTGTTATTTCTGTGTCAAGACTCAAAGGTGAGCAGTAA
- the LOC140964888 gene encoding putative UDP-glucuronate:xylan alpha-glucuronosyltransferase 3 — MRNLSPTSVEPRLRLFTSTEETYRRKPSRGRHLHGPGLDRILNCKHLTFKLVMAVISIVALFTILHFPPIHETDYVSRSRSRHGLVDRYSMDLNYASLLNINWDEVSAVLERLTNRDEYKGIGLLNFNEKEITWWKQFFPEAEHVTLNLDSVPHNITWETLYPEWLDEEEEFEVPTCPTLPKLFFSGKPRLDLIVVKLPCDKSKNWSRNVARFHLQLEVARLAASTKGHYSMHVLLITECFPTPNLFTCKELIVREGNAWLFKPDSNKLREKLHLSAGSCELSVPLKAKENWHSGNERREAYATILHSAHVYVCGAIVAAQSIRMSGSTRDLVILVDETISDYHRGGLEAAGWKLHTIERIRNPKAEKDAYNEWNYSKFRLWQLTDYDKIIFIDADLLILRNIDFLFEMPEITATGNNATLFNSGVMVVEPSNCTFQLLMDHINEIESYNGGDQGYLNEIFTWWHRIPKHMNFLKHFWIGDEEEKKEMKTRLFGADPPVLYVLHYLGLKPWLCFRDYDCNWNVEILQEFASDVAHRTWWKVHDAMPENLHKYCLLRSKQKAALEWDRREAKKNNYTDGHWKIKIQDSRLTTCFEEFCFWESMLWHWGDKNWTDNATSTLPPPTVETTSLTFL; from the exons ATGAGAAACTTGTCTCCTACTTCTGTAGAGCCGAGGCTTAGGCTCTTTACCTCTAC TGAAGAAACATACCGAAGAAAGCCTTCAAGAGGTAGACATCTTCATGGCCCTGGTCTGGACAGGATTTTGAATTGCAAACACCTAACTTTTAAGCTTGTGATGGCTGTTATAAGCATTGTAGCACTTTTTACAATCCTGCATTTTCCTCCAATTCATGAGACGGATTACGTGTCCAGATCTCGTTCCAG GCATGGCTTGGTGGATAGATATAGCATGGATCTAAACTATGCATCACTTCTAAATATCAATTGGGATGAAGTTTCTGCTGTTCTTGAGAGACTAACTAACCGGGATGAGTACAAGGGAATTGGGTTATTGAATTTCAACGAGAAAGAAATTACTTGGTGGAAGCAATTCTTCCCGGAAGCGGAGCATGTCACACTTAACTTGGATTCTGTCCCACATAATATCACTTGGGAAACACTATACCCAGAATGGTTGGACGAGGAAGAAGAGTTTGAGGTTCCCACATGTCCTACTTTACCGAAATTATTTTTCTCTGGCAAACCACGACTGGACCTTATAGTTGTCAAGCTTCCGTGTGATAAATCCAAGAACTGGTCAAGAAATGTGGCTCGTTTCCACTTGCAACTCGAAGTTGCCAGGCTAGCTGCAAGTACCAAAGGGCATTATTCCATGCACGTTCTTCTCATCACCGAGTGTTTTCCGACTCCAAAtctttttacttgcaaagagcTTATTGTACGTGAAGGCAATGCATGGCTGTTTAAACCCGATTCAAATAAATTGAGAGAGAAACTCCACCTTTCAGCTGGGTCATGTGAACTTTCAGTTCCTCTGAAGGCTAAAG AAAACTGGCACTCGGGTAATGAaagacgagaagcatatgcgaCAATCCTGCACTCGGCACATGTCTATGTTTGTGGCGCCATAGTTGCAGCACAGAGTATTCGCATGTCTGGTTCTACTAGAGATCTTGTGATACTTGTTGATGAAACTATCAGCGATTACCACAGGGGTGGTCTCGAGGCAGCTGGGTGGAAACTCCATACAATTGAAAGAATCAGAAATCCAAAAGCCGAAAAAGACGCATACAATGAGTGGAATTACAGCAAATTTCGTCTATGGCAATTGACAGATTACGACAAAATCATATTTATCGATGCAGACTTGTTGATATTAAGAAATATCGATTTCTTGTTCGAGATGCCAGAAATAACCGCTACAGGGAACAACGCCACCCTCTTTAATTCTGGTGTGATGGTGGTTGAACCATCAAATTGCACGTTCCAGTTGTTGATGGATCATATTAATGAGATCGAGTCATACAACGGTGGGGACCAAGGTTATTTGAATGAGATTTTTACGTGGTGGCATCGAATCCCCAAGCACATGAACTTTTTGAAGCACTTTTGGATCGGTGACGAGGAGGAGAAAAAAGAGATGAAGACTCGTCTTTTTGGTGCCGATCCCCCTGTCCTTTATGTGCTTCACTATTTAGGCTTAAAACCATGGTTATGTTTCCGGGATTATGATTGCAACTGGAACGTTGAGATATTGCAAGAATTTGCCAGTGATGTTGCTCATAGAACTTGGTGGAAAGTCCATGATGCAATGCCTGAGAATTTACACAAATACTGTTTACTCAGGTCTAAACAAAAGGCTGCACTCGAGTGGGATCGGAGGGAAGCTAAGAAGAACAACTACACTGATGGACATTGGaaaatcaaaattcaagacTCTAGATTGACTACATGCTTCGAAGAGTTTTGCTTCTGGGAAAGCATGTTGTGGCATTGGGGTGACAAGAATTGGACTGATAACGCGACTTCAACACTACCACCTCCAACCGTTGAGACGACTTCACTCACCTTTTTGTAA
- the LOC140964893 gene encoding endochitinase EP3-like, translated as MAALFPLHASATINSPARTTYFLSPHSNKQISWQYNCTSQMGFFPSERKHFLALTFTAIFFGIVAPVFGQNCGCASDLCCSRFGYCGTGNDYCGQGCQAGPCYAPPSSNGVSVADIVTDSFFNGIADQAAGSCEGKGFYTRAAFLEALASYPQFGTVGSADDSKREIAAFFAHVTHETGRMCYINEINGPSRDYCDETNTQYPCAPNQGYYGRGPIQLSWNFNYGPAGNSIGFDGLNNPDIVATDRVISFKTALWYWMNNCHDLITSGQGFGATIRAINGALECDGANPSTVTSRVGFYTQYCDQLQVDPGNNLRC; from the exons ATGGCTGCCTTATTTCCTCTCCATGCAAGTGCAACTATAAATTCACCAGCAAGAACCACATATTTTTTATCCCCACACTCTAACAAACAGATTTCTTGGCAATATAATTGTACGTCTCAAATGGGTTTCTTCCCAAGTGAAAGAAAACATTTCCTAGCTCTCACTTTCACAGCCATTTTTTTTGGAATCGTGGCTCCAGTTTTCGGCCAAAACTGCGGCTGTGCATCGGACCTGTGCTGCAGCCGATTCGGCTATTGCGGCACTGGTAACGACTACTGTGGCCAAGGCTGCCAGGCGGGGCCATGCTACGCCCCGCCTAGCAGCAATGGGGTCTCCGTGGCGGATATCGTGACGGACTCGTTTTTTAACGGGATTGCGGACCAGGCAGCTGGAAGTTGCGAGGGGAAGGGATTCTATACTCGTGCTGCGTTTCTTGAGGCTCTAGCCTCGTATCCTCAGTTCGGTACCGTCGGCTCCGCTGATGACTCGAAGCGAGAAATCGCTGCATTCTTCGCCCATGTTACGCACGAAACTGGAC GCATGTGTTACATAAATGAGATAAATGGTCCATCGAGAGACTATTGTGATGAAACCAACACACAGTATCCTTGTGCACCCAACCAAGGTTACTACGGGCGTGGTCCGATACAACTCTCGTGGAACTTTAACTACGGCCCCGCGGGAAACAGCATCGGGTTCGACGGCTTGAACAACCCTGATATCGTGGCCACCGATCGGGTGATATCTTTCAAGACAGCCTTGTGGTATTGGATGAATAATTGCCATGATCTCATAACTTCCGGGCAGGGTTTTGGGGCGACCATTCGAGCCATTAATGGTGCCCTTGAATGCGACGGAGCGAATCCGAGTACCGTCACCTCTCGTGTCGGGTTTTACACACAGTATTGTGATCAACTTCAGGTTGATCCTGGCAATAATTTGAGGTGTTAG